Sequence from the Patescibacteria group bacterium genome:
TGGGTATTTTTCGATTAGAAATCTCAATAATTCCCGCAATTGATGAGAGCACGCAAAGAATAAGTGCCAAGGGACTAACTGTCCAAAAGATTTTAGCTGGTAAGGCAGTACTTCTAATAATAAAACAAAAAGCGAATGATATTAATGGCGTTAAAGCTCCAACGGCAAAAAAGTACATACTGAATAATCGGATTTTCGATTTTACTATTATAAGTATCATAATAATGGTTGCCAGTAAAAATAAAATGAACATTTTCTCCATATTAATTTGCTCCTTCTGCTCTAATTTAGATCACGCTCTCCAAACAAAAACATGTAAGCTCCTGTTCCTTGCGCCACTCCCTGCAGGTGGACTTGTTCCTGCATTCGGGGCACAACCGGGCAATGTCGTCCCTATTTATATCAAGTGTACCACGCGTCTGGTGGAGGTCAAACAGCAATTTCAGGTACTTGCCGGCCACGAGGCGGTGGAGGCCATCCTTCTTCTTGAGCCCCAACCATTGGAAGACGCCGCTGTCGCCCCGCGAGGCGTTGCAGGCGGGACACGACAGGACCGAATTATCCGCCGAATCAGGGCCGCCGCGGCTTCGCGGGATGAGGTGGTCGACCTGCAGGCCTTCGAGCGCGCCGCAAAAGACGCACTCCTTATCCATCTCCTGCTCCCTCTGCCACTCCCTTATCGTGCCGGACATCGTAGCGTTGCCGTCGCGCAGGGCTTTGAACCGGTCCGTGACAAATCCGTAGTTGATGCTGCCCTTGAACGCGCTGCGGGATATGAGCTTGGCGTATTCGTAGAGGATTTCTTCTTTTATGGTCTTAACGTAGCGTGGGGGCATGTTATTATTTCGGTTAGGGAATTAGGTATATTGTCACCGAAATTATCTATTTATTTGAAGGTTCAGATAATGCAAGATTTATAGTTTCTACAATAAAATAACTCGGTACCACAGCTGCAAGCTTACCGCCTGTTGGATCCGAAAGTGTTCCATGCATAATACCAACTAATTTTGTACCAGAACCAGTAGTAGATAATGCCCCGATTTTATACA
This genomic interval carries:
- a CDS encoding HNH endonuclease — translated: MPPRYVKTIKEEILYEYAKLISRSAFKGSINYGFVTDRFKALRDGNATMSGTIREWQREQEMDKECVFCGALEGLQVDHLIPRSRGGPDSADNSVLSCPACNASRGDSGVFQWLGLKKKDGLHRLVAGKYLKLLFDLHQTRGTLDINRDDIARLCPECRNKSTCREWRKEQELTCFCLESVI